The Ictidomys tridecemlineatus isolate mIctTri1 chromosome 1, mIctTri1.hap1, whole genome shotgun sequence DNA window CAGATGTCTTTGGCTATTAGATTATGAAGCTTAAGCTAGAGAGAGCATCCACTGCTGTGCTCCCTTGACTGCTGAAATGAATCCCAGCAGTAGTGGGCTCTCCCCAAAGGCTTTGGGCATTTGGTGGTGGATGAGGGAGGCAAGGAGATGAGAGTGAAAGAGTTAACCAGTTTCATCTATTATCGTCTGTTTGATCATCACTGTCTTTTTCCCagtttaagagaaagaaaaaaataatgaaaaaacacCCAGACCTTAAAACTTTGAGAAATTGGAAATATAAGAACTGTAAAATTGAGAGCCCTGTTCCGTGTCACTGTTGGTTACACATGCCTGAATTGAGGAGTATAGCAAGCAAGGAATAGACTTGTGCTAAGTTGTCAATTAAATTATACACCAGAAAAGTTGACATGTTTATTTAGAATTGGCATTAATTGACACATggaacatgaatgaattttgaGCTGGGGAACATTGACTTTATGTCAAAgttgtgtacatatataaacaatCTTGCTTTTCTTTTACTCAGGATCAAGAACTATATTTCTTCCATGAGCTCAGCCCTGGAAGTTGCTTTTTCCTGCCCAAGGGAGCTTACATTTATAATACACTTGTGGAGTTCATCAGGGTAAATCATATTTGTTTCTGTATTCTGAAGATTTAGAACGtgaaatgattttgttaaataaGGTCTACTGAAAGGAAAGATTTACATTTGAAAGAAacacataaaatgataaaaaaatgaaagtttggaGGTCTCAtcaattgtttaaaaattctaatacaTGATTTTGTTCGTATACATGAGTATGTACACAGAAGCAGGTGAGCCTAAAATTGTAACTATAGCCATTTACAGAATAGTAATGAATAACCAGGTGTACTTGCCACCCAAATTTAACATTTGCATTGGGTATATCTGTTCCAAAATTTTTGTTCAAGATgttaaaaaaactacaaatatagcttagtaagcaaacaaaaaataatcctCTTTGAGACCCCTTTTTGATCcatttccctcattttttaaaagaagctacTATTTTGGAGTTGGATTGGATCTGTTTtgtctgttatatatatatatatatatctcccaaaTATGTGTgcctttgaaaaatatatttgtttctaaTTTATATACATAGTTGCCATTGTATATCAGTCTGCAATATATCTACCTCATTAATATGCTTATTCCTTTATTAATTCACACTGATATGAATTCTGATTTTTCCATCTTGCTAACAATGCTAAAATAGCATTGTTTACATAAGTATCCTTATGTACCTGTGTGAGAGTTTTCTCTTTGGTATATACCTGCaggtggaatttctgggtcatggCATATGTGTTTCttgaactttattaaaaatagtataaaattgcTGTTTAAAATTTTACTCCTTCCAGAAAGGTCAGCTTTGATTTGCCTACATGTGTGTTCTGTTTATTCTCTAACAGAGTGAATATAGGAAAAGAGGATTTCAGGAGGTAGTCACCCCAAACATCTTCAATAGCCGACTCTGGATGACCTCAGGCCACTGGCAACACTACAGTGAGAACATGTTCTCctttgaggtggagaaggagcaATTCGCTCTTAAACCCATGAACTGCCCAGGACACTGGTATTCAGCAGCTTAAGATTTTTATGTGCTCTGATTACTCCTATGTTGTTTTACCTTCTTTGAAAGaatttttgttaaaaacattATGTAATAAGAATAATATTTCAGTACAACATTTTTGTTCTATGCAGTTAGATTCTCAGATATGTTGAAGCTCAGGAATAATACTGGTGTTAGTAGCAGCTAACAAGGCAGAATATGAACCAAAGAGACTGAATGTGCAGTGTAGCAAATACTCCAAGTTTCCCTTCCTTCTTGCCTTTGTTGCCCCTTTCCCTTGCTTTCATGTTCTATCAAAACCTACTGCTAATGAATTAATGTCCTTGGAAAACTTCTCTTGCCCTAAGGCTGCTCCACTTTCTGTTCATGAAAGACAAATGAAGAACAAATATTGGGAAGACTTGTGAGAACTGTGGATACAGGTAGCTTAGTGTCCACAGCTCTTGGTAGACAGGGCTCATAGTACAGGAGGCAGGagaggaaatgagaaaggaaactCCATAAAGAAgctggtgttttagtcagctttttcaccacagtGATCAAATGACCtaacaagaacagttttagaggaggaaaagtttatttggggcttacagtttcagaggtctttgtcCAAAAATGGCTGACTTCATTCCTTAGGGCCTgaggtaagacagaacatcataaTGGAAGAGTAAGACAGAGGAAATTAGCTCAAGACACAGCACCAGAAAACAGATAGACGTCTCTCTCCAGGCACAAAATATGTGCCCCCAAAGCATTTTACCCCCTTCCCCATTGGCCCAGTCATACCTGCCTGTCTACAGTTACttctcagttaatccctatcaggggattagtgtactgattaaGTTaactcctaacccaatcatttcacctctgaaatttcttaCATTGTATCacataggagcttttgggggatgcctcatATCTAAGCTATAACACTGGGTTAAACATGTCAGGGAGCCAATGAGATATACTTAAGTTTTTCCAGATTCTTCACCTTCTAACAAGGAAACAAGAACAAGTTTAACTTTAGTTTCAGTGTTTTAAATGGTTtatatctatgtatttttttttaaagagagagagaattttaatatttatttttcagttatcggtggacacaacatctttgtttatatgtagtgctgaggtttgaacccgggccgcacgcatgccaggcgagcgcgctaccccttgagccacatccccagccctctatttttttttaatatgagccTTAAGGGCAGTTCTCATATTAACTAATGGAAATATTGAGCACGTGTACTTTAATCCAGGCTTATGGGAATACACGTTTCATTTTCTCAGCAGTGGATAGTTGTATTTTAGTTCATGCTATTTTATTGATTCAAGTGCTTTTATTGCTGTGTGAAACATTATTTGAGAAATGTTGCTTATATGAGCAATTAGAAACAagctttttttcttctggtttttatAGTACTAGAGATTAAGCACAGGgatgtgcatgctaagcaagaaTTCCACTACATACAtcctattttgaaacaggatcacactaaattgtccaggcaaACTGCAAACTTTCGTTCTGCCTCAGCGtcttgagtagctgagattacaggcatgtgccactatgctcaGCCAGATCAGTAACTTTTTGACAGCATTTcatgtaattaaatatattagaaaagCAGTTTTATTCACATGGAATAAACAAtcaattttactttcttctttagcCTTATGTTTGATCATCGTCCAAGATCCTGGCGAGAGCTGCCTCTGCGGGTAGCTGATTTTGGGGTACTTCATAGGAATGAGCTATCAGGAGCACTCACAGGACTCACCCGGGTACGAAGATTCCAACAGGATGATGCACACATATTCTGTGCCATGGAGCAGGTAGGCAACCTTCTGGgataaaaatactttgaaagaaGTGTcaggaaagcaaaggaaaataactactattttctttcttttctctctctctctctctctctctctttttttaatttgaagattgAGGATGAAATAAAAGGTTGTTTGGATTTTCTGCGTACAGTATATAATgtatttggattttcttttaaattaaacctTTCTACTCGCCCAGAAAAATTCCTTGGAGATATTGAAGTTTGGAATCAAGCTGAGAAGGTCAGTGGTGTTTTTTAAGTGTGCTCACTTACCATTTGGCTGAAATTGGCTTGTTCTATACTGAAAGAAAGCCTTTATAAATGgataaaagtaaaaggaaattagAAGTAGTTCCTCTATTTGAATAAGCctttttttctgaatgattttaaagtattttagagttgcttgaatgtttattttcagttattaagCTGAATGCTTTAAAAGGAGGTATGAGTGTATAATGAGGTGTACAAACTTATAAAACAGGGAATTTTATTTCCAGTCTCAGATTAGAAGAAGGAAAGTGTCAGATgaacaaaaatgcaaatcattTTGCTTTATCCTCAGCAACTTGAAAACAGCCTGAATGAATTTGGTGAAAAGTGGGAGTTAAATCCTGGTGATGGAGCTTTCTATGGTCCAAAGGTAAGTACCAAAGTTTATTAGAAtaatgtagttttcttttctgaaagaaGACAGATTGCTGTTAAGTagtttgaataaaaagaaaaaggaaaatcagcACTAATCCAGAGATTGAGCTCAGCTTTAATATCTGTACCATCTAAATAATAACCTAGTTTTTCCTTTGCAGATTGACATACAGATAAAAGATGCAATTGGTCGATACCACCAGTGTGCAACAATTCAGCTAGATTTTCAGTTGCCCATCAGATTTAATCTTACTTTTGTAAGGTAAGTTTCTAGTATCTTCTCTGAATAGTCTTCTCCAGGGACCTACAAGGAgaagtatatataaaaaagcaaaataaattctctttctttataGCCATGATGGTGATGACAAAAAAAGGCCAGTGATTATTCATCGAGCCATCTTGGGGTCAGTGGAAAGAATGATTGCTATCCTCACTGAAAACTATGGGGGCAAATGgtaatttttgtctgttttcttttgttttgttaaattgcCTAGAAATAATCTACTTTCCAGTATAGGTATGAAATGGGAAGGGAGAATGATTTGTTTGATCATTTATAGTATAATGACAAGTATTCACtaaaagtaagaaattataaTCATAACTCAAACTTTTTATCATGAAGAATATTTGTTAGGTCTAGAGGTATAGTAACTTGGTGGAAAATCTCGAGTTCAAATCCcaccataaaacaacaacaacagcaaaaaccttgttattagtatttatttttcagaacttGATATGTTTAAATGTTTCTAATTAGCAGTTATTCAGTAAAAAGCACACATAGGGATTAGGgatagagttcagtggtagaaaacttgtCTCATGCTCAAGGACTGGGTTTGATTCACTGGCacttggaggaagaaaaggagcagTGGCAGCATACAGAATTTGGTCTTAATTGTTTTTTGAGTAATGTAACTTTGTTTGGGATTTATATGGTTTTACTATTTTGCCTGAGTAAACAGAGAGGCTTTTGGCTTACCTTATTCAGCTTTGTAGATCAGAGTAAGCATGTGTTTTAACATCTTTTAGAAACCAAaccctttttaattaaaaattattatgcatGCTAAATGGAACAATGTGTTATGACTCCTTACTATGAGGGATTATTGTTATTTCACTTgacctacattttattttatctggcCCACAGTGCAGTTGGAAGTAGTACAGGGTTATCAGACACCCATTTATAGGACCTGCAGAATTAGATGTCTTGATTTAAAACTTTGTATGATGTTATAAATTGGTTTAATCTTATATATTGCTGTCATTTCAGTATAAATTAAATTTGATTAGTTCAGACATTAAGAGGAAATTTTCATACTTTTCAATGAAGTAAGATAATTTCTTTTCacttatatttcataaaatatgggTAACATTTCTCCATGTGACATCTAGAGAATTAGGGGGTATTCAGCCAATTTCTCTGTCAAACCTTTAGTGGATTGGGAAGAGCCCAATGGGTAGGATTTAATGCCTCTTCTAGCCTTTTACCTGATATAAGAAGATGGCTGAAATAGAAGAATGATGGAGAAAACATGGGCCTGTTTTGCAGGTGCAGGAGGATTTGATACCTAAAGTGTTCTGATGGGAGAATTGCAGatggttgggttttgtttttctttgttttttagtgtGTATATGGGGAGAATATGTATAAATTCAGATAATACCGAAATGACTAATGCATAggaataaaagaatttatagcatCTTACAAAAATTGTAAATCAATACAActaatatatactgtatatatatgtgtgtgtgttactatactgtgtattattatatatgtgtgtgaatgtacacatatatagtaatatacatattttataaaatgtatatattttataaatgaatatgtgtgtgtgcatgtgtatatacttactatatatatataaaaactctgctggggatggaacccagggatgctgtgtcattgagctacattcccagcccttttaatttttttattttgagactggatcttgctaagtttgctgaggctggcctcaaattgtgACCTTCTGTCTCAGTCTACCAATTCTCTAGgatttataggcatgcacctcaCTCCCAACAGCACAGAATCATCTTTTAGCCAAGTGCCATTATCACTCCTTCTTATCAGTTACAGTTTAATGAATCCTGCAAAAGAATCTTAAATAAACTAGGGTGCTATCTGTATCCCCCATGGAAAATAAGTAGTAAGATAATCTGAACAATTAATCTCTCTGcagttattttaacattttgttaacCCCTCTCACAGCCAGTACATGGTGCTTTGTTTTGTAATGTATTAAAGTGTGCGGCCCACTCCCTATCAGTTTTCTTTGCTATCTGCTTAACAATGCAAGTCACAGTTACATCTTTTCCTTATTGagtgttcattttcttttctcaagtCTCCTCCCCTTAGTCTTTAgtagaaaacttaaaaaagaaaaagccaagtttttaaagttttgaaagTAGACCTTTCATATTTCAAGAAGACATACTAAAGAATAGACTATTAGAAATATGCCATCCTTGTATAGTGAAATGTGCTGAAAtccacattaaatatttttattttcttcttcaaggcCTTTCTGGCTATCTCCTCGCCAGGTAATGGTAGTTCCAGTGGGGCCAACATGTGATGAATATGCCCAACAGGTAATCCTTAAGTATGACTTCTCTTTAAATTTGTTAAGCTTTTCAGATCTCATAAgccatgtacttttttttttttaagttggtgcattatagttctttataatagtgggattcattattccatatttttatgtGCACATAGTTTTATCAACCTCATTCAGTACCCAGTACCTTCCTTTCCCTGCCTTTCTTCTTCTCCATATCCTCTTGCTCTAATctcctgatctcccttctatcactattattattattattattattattttaataatgcatTATGATTTTATGATATTTATGTGGGATattgtaattgtgtgtgtgtgtgtgtatgcgtgtagGATTCATGGTGGCATTTTTCTGCATGGACATAGCGTAATTTGGTAGGTTTTGTTCCACAGTACTTCCTcagccttcccctcctccttccctcttgatCCCCTTCCTTGACTCTATTGgactcccttttattttcataatattccttttttaatttatttttttgtataagcCATAACATTCTTGGTAAATCAAGATCCGAGTACAGTTTCTGTTACGTAAGGAAGATGCTGCTATTTTCCACTGTGATAAACTAAATATGTTATATCATCTCTTTAATGCTTTTCTCAGATTCATGATCAGAAGACATTCAAGTGTTTTATGTACACTTGTGTATTTCagtgtttaatatttaaaaacaaaagtgaaatcaAGTACCTTAGCATATATAAGTTCAAAAGTAAAATACAGTTATACAGTTTAAGGTGTGTTTTGAGTcaaaaagtattttcattttaatgcaaattttaattatttgaaagttattttcaGCTTAGTGTCATTTGATGAATATGCCCCTCAGTAACAAATGTATAAACAGCCATTTATACTTAAAGATTAGAACAATCTGTTTTGCTATAGTAATAATTTCAtactaaaaaatttcaaatgattaACAGTTGATCAGTGAACAATACTATAACATCAAAGTCATCCTGAttctagattttcaaaataaattgcattcagttttttaaaaatacttttttggccgtaattggacataatacctttatttgtttatctttatgtagtgctgaggatggaacccagtgcctcacctgtgctaggcaagtgctctaccactgagccacaaccccagctctcacatattattttcaagaaattAATAAACTTACCAGTTGAGACAAACCATTCAGGCAAACTGTTTTTACTCCTACACATGGTATTTTTATATGGAGGCTGTTAAATAATTTATTGCCCAGAAACTACATTAGAATCTtgacatatattttatgaaaGGATTTCTTTCCCTTTGAAATGTACCTTTCATGAAATTTGATTGTCTTCTGATGTTTAAGGATTTTCTAAAACATCGCAAgagcaaaatgattttttaaaatgtacaccCAAGTCGTGGTAGTATGTACTTCAGTATACCTATTagcatcctttttatttttaatgctttcatGACTATCTAAATCTTATGTTAAATAAATTCACTTAAAGGTCCAAgtaaaaaatttctaattttagatCTGATGCAATGTGTGTTCGTTTAACAGGTACGACAACAATTCCATGATGCTAAGTTCATGGCAGACATTGATCTGGATCCAGGCTGTACCTTGAATAAGAAGATCAGAAATGCACAGTTAGCACAGTATAACTTCATCCTaggtaagaaagaaaatttgccAAACCTTAGGAAAACATACACAAATCTTGAGACTTAGACTTAAATGAATTGTGGTTAAACATATTTAGTTCCTTCCGGTCCTTTTTtcttgtggtcctggggattgaactcacagctTTGTGCATGCTGGTCTCCTTCTACTTCTGACAAATAATTCAGTACCTTCAATTGGTAACAAAGGGAAATTTTGGTATGGGGAGAAAAAGGTTTGTCTaaaattttttctccttcatgTCATGCTGCTTttatctggtatttttttttttttttttaagttgactgGATTAAGGGATTCAATCAGTGTAGAAGTGTACTGcaaatttattggttttttttttaagtcagttgCCCAGCTATATACATGGTTACCTGTATGTTTTGATACAAAGTTTCAGTGTGGCTTTTGGGTGCTTGGATCATTTCTGTTCATACATTCAAATTTAATCCTTCCAAAGACTCATGaatctttgtttcttctcttttagtTGTTGGTGAAAAAGAGAAAACCAGTGGCACTGTTAATATCCGTACAAGAGACAATAAGGTCCATGGTGAACGTACTGTTTCTGAAACCATTGAACGGCTACGGCAACTCAAGCAATCCCGCAGCAAACAGGCAGAAGAAGAATTTTAACATAGAACTTTGTCCACACTGGCTAAGTGGAAATGGAGTCCATCTGGAACACATTAATTCATACTTAGTCTTGGTAGCTCAGCAGAGTCTGCCTAGATGATTGCAAGATCAACCTTTTTTGACCTAGATAGGTTTTTGACAATGAGTATTTGATAGAGTTAATTAAGAGAccgttaaattatttttattcattaaatatctGAGCAATGGTAGAACATGAAGAATCCTTTAGTATAACATGGGAAGattttttgtaaatttaatacattggaaattttttttcgGATTCAATTAAGATAAAAGAAAGCCTAGGATTGGATtatgatgtaaaaataaaaattattaacaaacTTCAAGATGGCTTGTCTTTCACGTACATACACATACACCTGGAATGATTTGTATAAttcaggccaggtgcagtggcatacatctgtaatctcagcagctcaggtggctgaggcaggaaaatcaaagccagcctcagcaacttaactaagatcttatctctaaataagatatttttaaaaggcctggagatgtagctcagtggttgagcacccctaggttcagtccccggtaccaaaaaaaaaaaaaaatcttttgtgtgaaattcagtatttattttgaaaattctgtaACAAATATGATGCAGAGTGGGTAGAGGGGGCAAATTTACAGCATATGCTTTTTTCATATGGTTGTGAGTTAGGTGCTACCTTCTTATATGTACAATAAATGTCTTGTTTTGAAATGTTGCTTTTGTTTGTCTTTTAGTGGGCATcttttaaaagaactaaaaatcacCATTAATCTAATAGATTAGATTTACACAAATATTTAAGGTAAAGGATGTATCTATGGATAGACTGTTTCAGGCCATAGAATCTTGTTAAACAAATTCCCTATTCTCTCAAAAGAggtaattttttgaaatttttactgGTAAATGGAAATTTTGAGAATCCCACAAAATAGGAATTTCTTTGTGGATATATATGAATTTCTCTGTACTAGAATAATTTCTAGAAGTCAACATCTTGTATGATATCTCCAAATTGCATGTTTCCAAGGGTCACTTCAAAGAGATTAATTTGCATAGATTAATCCTCACTTTAATAAAGGAGATAAGATCTTTAATCATAGGGGTTTTGGGGAACCTTCTTAATTAAACTTTTGAATGCCTTAAGATTTAGCCTTTGAAAGGTTTGCTGTATCTTAAGAAAAAAACGAACCCCATTTTGTATTTCATGATACCCGTTTTCTGATTCATTTTGAAAgtgtattgatttttctttctttaaaattcacaatatccttgtttgaatttttcttcagtattcaggaaaaaaaaagattacagggCCCATACATgctgctttactactgagctacatcttcaagCCTACAGGatcattttgaatgtttttcacATTATGTGGTCAGAAGACCAAATACTGTTTAGCTGGGTTTTGTTTTCAGTGCGTATTTCACACTTGAAGCAGCAAATACCTTATGTGAGTAATAATTTCCCTTGAAACATTTAGAGATGTTTTCTATCTTTCaagacaagaaataaaagccTAGTAAGGCAGGTTGGCAGATTCCTCTTTGTCTCATTATCTCTTTGGCTTAGTCCTCACCTCCAGTGGGATCATAGAGGAACACTCTAAGGAAGATCTCTTAATTGTGGGGTTTCCCCTTCAAGAAttgtctcttattttcttttctcctgggaAGCAGAGACTTGTTTTTACTGTTGTATGCATCTGTTCTGTTCTAGTACATAACAACTGAAGGAAAGAATTGCTGAGCCTTTGTTGAGCATGTGGCCCATTGAGAGTTGTATGGCTTCTTAATCAAAT harbors:
- the Tars1 gene encoding threonine--tRNA ligase 1, cytoplasmic, with translation MSEEARGPSGKMGSEEKPVDAVEEKRKEGGKKKNKEGSGDGGRAELNPWPEYINTRLEMYNKLKAEHDSILAEKAEKDSKPIKVTLPDGKQVNAESWKTTPYQIACGISQGLADNTVIAKVNKVVWDLDRPLEGDCTLELLKFEDEEAQAVYWHSSAHIMGEAMERVYGGCLCYGPPIENGFYYDMYLEEGGVSSNDFSSLETLCKKIIKEKQAFERLEVKKETLLEMFKYNKFKCRILNEKVNTPTTTVYRCGPLIDLCRGPHVRHTGKIKALKIHKNSSTYWEGKADMETLQRIYGISFPDPKMLKEWEKFQEEAKNRDHRKIGRDQELYFFHELSPGSCFFLPKGAYIYNTLVEFIRSEYRKRGFQEVVTPNIFNSRLWMTSGHWQHYSENMFSFEVEKEQFALKPMNCPGHCLMFDHRPRSWRELPLRVADFGVLHRNELSGALTGLTRVRRFQQDDAHIFCAMEQIEDEIKGCLDFLRTVYNVFGFSFKLNLSTRPEKFLGDIEVWNQAEKQLENSLNEFGEKWELNPGDGAFYGPKIDIQIKDAIGRYHQCATIQLDFQLPIRFNLTFVSHDGDDKKRPVIIHRAILGSVERMIAILTENYGGKWPFWLSPRQVMVVPVGPTCDEYAQQVRQQFHDAKFMADIDLDPGCTLNKKIRNAQLAQYNFILVVGEKEKTSGTVNIRTRDNKVHGERTVSETIERLRQLKQSRSKQAEEEF